The DNA segment TGTCTGATGGAATAAAAATATTTGATCGTATTTCTATAAAAAGTGAGGTAAAGGCTCTTGATATTGATTACTTGCTCTTTGAACGATTATTAGAAATTAATCCTGATATGGCCTTGAAATATTCAGACCCCAATGTTTATGAACAACGAAACTGGACTACCAATAATATGAGCACTTCTTCTAATAGTGTTCAACTGGAAACAATTGGCATATTAAAACAATTATTTTCTCGCTTTATTGAGGGTAAGTTAAACGAAAAAGTGAACCTAAAAACGCAATATAAGTTGACCAATGTGTTTCAGCATATTGCTACTCATTTATATCGTGAGATTAAGTTGGAAGAGTTGGCCGAGATTGCTTGTTGTTCTAAAGATCATTTTTCTCGGCAGTTTAAAAGAATTACAGGAATGCTTCCCAATGATTATATCAACAGCAAACGTATTGAACGAGCGCAAGAATTACTGATCACTACATCAAAAACACAAAAACAGATCAGTGAAGAGGCCGGATTTAATAGTCAACAGTATTATACGAGAATTTTTAA comes from the Saccharicrinis fermentans DSM 9555 = JCM 21142 genome and includes:
- a CDS encoding helix-turn-helix transcriptional regulator, whose amino-acid sequence is MSDQKMQLYMLAPRLIDDIRVHIFNASKITVGTEWNYSNIVSPFSRIYLIEDGEGVITPKNKMHQLKPGYLYLVPSYTLCGYHCVDSISQYYLHFSHQLSDGIKIFDRISIKSEVKALDIDYLLFERLLEINPDMALKYSDPNVYEQRNWTTNNMSTSSNSVQLETIGILKQLFSRFIEGKLNEKVNLKTQYKLTNVFQHIATHLYREIKLEELAEIACCSKDHFSRQFKRITGMLPNDYINSKRIERAQELLITTSKTQKQISEEAGFNSQQYYTRIFKRLIGTTPAEYRKMGGLI